The region GAAGGAGCAAGAAATACAGGATCCAGACTTCTTTTTGCCATTTGCCTTTGCCGTAGATGAATGTTTGCCTGGTGTTTTTTATCGTCTGCAGGAAATGTGGCTGAGAAGTTGCATTCTGTTAATGTTGTGTTCGAAGTATGTATGTCtaagcacatttattttaaagactccttattttcctttgggaagatCCAGGTCTTCCATGCTGGGACATGTACTTTTTCTCACTGCATTTATTGGTCTTCACAACAAAAGTGACACACAGGTGGCTCTTGGGAATGGCTCTGTTGGAAGTGCGGAGTTGAAGCAGTGCAGAGCGTTGGGCCCTGAGAGCAGAGGGTTTGTTGACATTCCACATTCCAGGCTGATGGATCTGTATATTGGCATCTCGGCATGTGTAACATCAGGCTAATATATCACCTCTTGAGAGCTGGGGAGGGAAGCACTCAGCACAGGACACCCTCCCTGTTCTGTGTCCTCCAGACCAGACACAGACCTGAGCAACTTTTCACCTTGTGCTgtggaggtgctgctgcagtaGGGTTTGTTTCTAGATGGAGCTCTGGATGAGGCTTCTTGGTTTTTACAAGAGTACTGAAACAACATTGTGATTTCAGTATTTGGTTAATTCTGTGGGTTTCTGGACAAGTTCCCTGAGGCCTTGCTCTGCCGGGTGCTCGTCATTCCTTGAACACATCTTTCCCTCTGATGCCTCGTTGATTAGTGTTTTCTTCTTAGGTTTCTGAAAGCAGCATGTCTACAGCCCTGGGAGCGTGTATGTTCTTGTGCTGTAGGGCTGCCCTTTGCCTACATTGCCTCTCCTTGCCCTTGACAAGCTTCATTTGCCACTTGGAGCAATCTTACAGATTTATCTGCTGCTAATGTTGGAGCACCTACAGCACTGAAAGCTAAACCACATGCTACTTTTGAACAGGAAAGGACCCTCTAAAGCCAGTTCTGTTGTGTAACTTTCTGGGAACGGCGTGTTAGCTGATGTGCTATGTGTATGTTACAGTAGAAGGGCTTTAAATAAGAGAACAATATGTCAAGAAAGGCTACACAGGAATGACAAATGACCTGTGTTCCCAGGAAAAATGAATCTGCTGGTTTGAAATACTTACATCTTATGCATAAACTGTTGACTGGATGAACTGCTTCCAGGATGAATTTTGATTACAGGCAGGCTGTGTGTTGTACCTtcagctaaaaataaataaagagaagtAAATGTCAAAGTGCAGTTGCTGTGCTCAGGTAGGAGTCCTTTAGACAAAGTATTTGGGGATGACTTGCATGTTCAATAGAGAAACCTCTCCTGAAAAAGGGGCAGCAATCCTTGCTCTGCCGTGAAGATGTTCTGTACAGTGATCACGCAGACATCTGTTCTCCCAGACTCCAGACCCAGTTTGCTCCATTCCTTTGCAAGTCAAATTTAAGTTGCAATCTGAAAATTAGACTCTGTTCTTTACAAATGAGTGTGTAAGATGCGATAATAATCTGTATTTATGAGATAGCGGCTGgaagcataaaaaaaaccccagcaaattACTTTCTGGGAAGTGTTAGCAATTAGTTTTGTCTCTAAGGTAATGAGATGTGATTCGGACATGCTGGGGAAAACAACCAGtttgaaaaaaaggcaaaagcccCTGACATTTGACATAGTTACTTTCTGATAAAACCTTGTATAAACTTGTTTCCAATTCCACCCTCTCCTCCCAGTTCCTATACTTAATTTTGTTCAGCTTTACCTCATTTCCTATCCTTATTATTGTAACTTCTGGCCTGATTGGCAGGCCCTCCTTGATTTAAAATCTGCAGCTGCTAAATAAACATCCATGAATGTTATTTTGGCCACATCTTTTGCTGTGTCATCCTTTTTCACCTCAAAAATGAAGTTCCTGCAAGCCCTTGTGTATAATTCAGTTCTTCCCTATTTTTCCATTCAGATTGTGTACTTGTTCCCTTGGACTTGCTTACCCATAATGACTTACCTGTAATGTCAATGTTACTGCCCCGTTTATTCACCCAGCACCACTGGTTTTCTTCCTGACTGGTCTGTACCTTTGCAAAAGCGTTATTAATTGGAGCACCAAGCCTTGCTTActcttctgcattcagaaatactttttctcaAGATTTCAGAAGTTTAAGGTGAAGAAGGTAAGGTCTTGGGCAGCAGttggatttttaaaagcagtcaaAGGGGCCACAGACATGATCTTCAGGGAGCTGGTACactgtgctgtgccagcccctTCTGTCTCTGGGGTGTAAATAAACACTTGTGGGCAGAAGTGGTGCCTGGTCCTGCAAGTCGCTGTCCATCCAAGGACGCAGCTTGTGTGATGCTCTTCACCTCAGCGCACTGTAGacagggatgtgtgtgtgtgagctgcGGGTGGGAGAGGTGTAAGTTAGCTTCAGTTCCCTCTTAACCAGCTAGTGGCAGCATTCTCACAGTGCCCCAGGCAGGTTGATTCACACAAGGGGGATGTGTGGAGCCTTCCAAGCCCTCATGATGCTGCAGGGAATGGCCTGACCAGCCCTTGTACTGCACTGACAGAGGCTTCCCTGCCGAATAGGTTGTGTTGGCTGTGACAATGCTGCGTGCAATTCTTTCTGTTACCGCAGGTACAGTGTCACGTGGCAATAGTGTCTTTTACTGTTCCCCCACCCCCAGTGACTGCTGACATTGAGATATTGGTCTCCTTTGGAGATTTCTGCTGCTGAGAGATAGGAGTTTGGTTGCTTTAtggctgaactttgtttctgaCACTTGAAACAGCAGATGAAGTcacatagaaccatagaatagtttgggtcggaaagaaccttaagaacATCAAGTTctagcccccctgccatgggcagggacacctcacactaaaccatctcacccaaggctctgtccaacctggccttgaacaccgccagggatggggcattcacagcttccctgggcaacccattccagtgcctcaccacccttacagtaaagaacttcttccttagatccaatctaaacttcccctgtttaagttttaacccgttaccccttgtcctgtcattacagttcctaatgaagagcccctcccatCTCCATATCGAACTAGATAACAAGGCCAGGGGAGAgtcacactgcagctggctttACCAGATACCAGGTTGTGGGTGAGGGTTTGTACATGTGCCTCAGCcatggctctgtgtgtgtttctttggGCACTGGTGCCAAGCGAATCAGCCCCAGGTCACTTTTTCCTCCCGCAGTGTTCCTGCAGTTCTGCTGGTCCGTGCAGCCTCACAATGCACCGTGTTTGGAAACTTACTAAGAACAGAAACATCACTGAGTTCCTTGTCATGGGGTGGTTCCCTTGGCATCCCCACCAAAGACAGGGAATGCTGAAGAGCCCTCAGGTCTCCAGAGCTCTGTTGCCCTCCTGTCTGTGTCAGGTACCTGCCAGTTCCTCCCCTCTGTGCAAAGCAAGGCCATGTGGCACACCTGGCTCTGGGTGGTGTGCAGGAGCACACATGTGCCATGGTGATCATCACTCATGATCATTTAACTACCATGAGTAAGGTATAAAGCCATTTCCTTCTGGTCTTACCAGCTCTAGCTGCTATCCAGGGCAGGCAAAGGGATTGTATTGgaattttttcttgtctttttttcagggtcatttttcatttttgttttttgccATAACCAGGATGATCTTCCCACCATTTTGAGGGTTAATTGCCAGAAGGCAAAGGCTGCTTACCTCTTTTAGAAACCCCAGTTACAATCTAACCAGTGAGCCCTACTATGAAAAATGCACAGCAAGACCTCCTTGAGCTACCTATCTGTCTGTGAGCTTTCCTTAGCcagttctcattttcttttggatTTGAGAGTGTAATAGGGACAGCTCAAAGCAGCTGCTAGCAGTGATGACCAGCAGTTTCTGTGGGTAAGTAGATGGAAGCCTGTTAAAATGCAAAGCTGCTATAGTTTCTGGAGATTCAGTAGGCCAATGAAGTGTTGCAGGGTAACTGCGTGGTGTGTCTTGAGGAATCGCACTGGAcctgttctttgtttttcttctgtattcttGGCAGGAAAACCAGGGCAGATTTCACATAGTGCAGGAGCATGTATGTGCACTGGGTGCTTGCTGAGGGAAAGTGCAAGGTGGATGCTATAACCGCAGACGTGGTCAGATGCAAAGGATGCTCTATTTTATTCCCCCCCCACAATTTTTATTCCTCAGAAGGTGTTACTTAGAGATGCTATTTAGTGATGAACAGACTGTCATGTAACCGTGGTGGCTCCTGTGCTTGCCCGTGACACTGTGTCGCACTGTCCCACCAGCGAGGCTGCTGGCAATGCTGCTCCAAACTTAGGACTTCCTAATGAGTCTCCCAGATTTTTCTGCTTACATCACTGTCCTGCCTTCGGCAGtgggaaaaggaaacaacacAGCTTCTGAGTTCCTTTGTGATTAGTGCTGGCTGCCCCTCACTGGGAAGCATGGTTCATCCAGGCAGCTTGTGCACCGTGAGCTCCCTCCTGGGGCTGCTCTCACGGTTGTCATTCCTGGCTCCCTTCTCTCACCTTGCCCTAGATATTTTTATTCCAAGTAACATGATGCTTTTCAGTCACATTTTTAAAGCTCCACATAagggaggagaggcaggagctgagccATCTCCTTTCAGTaggcttgctccaagctctgctgTTTGCCCAAGCCAGCTGCCCTGCTTGTTTAAAAACCAATCCATCCTGTTGGCGACTTGCCCTGTGGTATGTGCCTTTGCTGAAGTAGTTTTCAAAGAAGGGTGAAACACCTTTAAAGGACTGTTGCGTTTAATCTTCAGCAAAGCCAAAAGGCAGAGCCTGGGTTCTTTTTGGGTTGCGTATTGCAGAATAGATACATCAAAAAACCTTTTGCGGGAGGGAAGccccgacacagttgaaattcTGGTAGCTTGGTAAGATCTTGAGGGGGAAGAAGCATAAGGGCCTCACATGATGACACTTGGCTCACTTGCCAGCAGAGCACTGGGCAGCTTTCAGTGTTCCTCCTGGCAGGTCAGGCCGGTCCACTCCCGCTGGGCTGAGTCAATGTGGTGGAAAACTGTACTGCAAGTGAGATTGACTAATTGAATTGTAATCCATATTTTTAGACAAACATTGAGCATTACAGTATTTAATTTACCAGCATCTTTTCAGGACAGATTGCCAGTCATCTTAAATCAATAATATGTCACCAGCATTTCCCAGGGACCCAGTTTGTGCTGAGTCTTCCCTTTCTAAAGCCTTGTCAATACAGAGAAATTACTTAAATTATCTCAGTTCTGTTCCAGAACAGCACTTTGTCCAGccctttgctttttaattggaaaaaacCCATCTTGCTATTCCAGGATAATATCTACACAGCTGGTGATTAATTATTCTAACATAGTTTATTCTGCTATGGCTGTTCTGGTTTCTGTCACAGGTATGGGAAGATGTCCCGAGGAGATGTGCTGAAGTCAGTTGACTTTAAAAGGGGGGAAGAGAAAGTCTGTGCAAATTTTTTCTCAGAAAGAGGTGTCTGAGAGGAAGAGTCTTCTATTAGTGTAGCGTACAGTAGTTGTACACACATGCTAATCGCACCCAACTGGGAGTAAGTTATGCTGATAGAAACTCTTTGTTGCAAAGTGATGTGAAAGTCCCGTTAGTTCTACAACACTGAAATGTGCAGATTTCATCTCGTAGCAGATCTGTGCTGTGGCAGAGCTGACAGCCCAGCATGATCTGCAGAAATGTTTGGTCTGTGGCACTGGTCAGTCCCACTCTTGCTCACCTGTACCAGTGCCCAGGGCAAAtactgcgggggggggggtggggagggaatatttcaaatttatttctgaaaaatttgCATCACATTTGtggatctttcttttttccatctgcTGTTAATACTTAGATTTCCTTCCTCTGGAGCAGGCACAGGTTGTTACAGAGGGATTGATAGGGTCTTTCTGAGAAGGCAGCTTGTTTTGCAAGGCAATTAAGAGGAGTAATAAGATTGTATCAGTGTGCTGAATGGAAAAGCCATGCGGATTAGGGCAGGCTGGCGAAGCAGCAAATGGGCCTGTGCACTATTGCACGTGGAGGACCTGAAGAGCACAAGCTAGCAGTGATGTATGGGTTGGCACTGTACATGCCCTGTGCACCCAGGGTCTGTGCTTTCTTGTAGATGATATGAAGAGATCAGATCAGTGACAGTTCTGGGAAAATCTTAATGAAATTAGAGATCCCAAGGAGAAGTGTCTTACTGAGTGTGTACTGCTTTGAAATATACTATTGCGTAGATCCCAGAGACAGTATGTCCTCTATGCAGTGCTAATGACATGCGTATAGTTGGTCCCACTGATTAATGTGAATTCTCAGCACTAGTTTTCCATTAATCCAGAGAGCTGGGGTTTCTACAGCTAAACCTGCTTCAGAGAGCAGCCGATATTTCTGCAGTCACTGCAGACTGATGGCTGATACTCTGTGGTTTCCAGCAAGCAAAGTCCTCTAGAAAGTGCATCAGTTCGAGAACCTTGCAGATGGGAAGGGGCCTTGCTGAGCTGCTCAGTGCTGCCAGCTGCTGCGGGGCCTTGTGGCTGTTGCTTTAGATGGAGGCTGTTGGGAATAGGGAGAGTGAGCAGTTAACTCCAGTAGCATTTTTGGTTTGTACAGTATATATTGGCAAGAGAAATATGGGAATGAGTTCTGCATTTGGGGAGCGGGCTGTGAGTTAGCTGGTAGTTGTTTCAGGAGTAAGACATGAGTAGTTGTGTGAATAGAATAATCCGGGACGCTACCCCGTGTTTAAGGGGGAGCAGAAGCGCGCAGCGTTACTGCTTGTTCGCGGGGCGTGTGGGGTGCGAATCGCAGCGGGTTCGTCCCACGGGTCCCAGGGCCGTTTGCGCGGCCGGAACGTGCGTTTGGTCTGAGTTCAGCGGGAGCAGGGCTCACTTCGGGTGCCGGCTCCGGGCCTCCGCGGGGCGCGGCCGGCGGCAGCTGGGCTCCGCGTCCGCGTCTGCCGGGGCCAGGGTCGCCGGGCAGGGGCGGGGCGAGGCGAGGCCTCCGCCCCGGCACGGGGCGCCCTTCTCGGGGGCGGGGCCGCGCTGCtcggcggcgggcgcggcgcCTTTTGGGCTGGGGCCGGGCTCAGGTGTGGTGGCGTAGCCATGCGGGCGCGGGGTGGGAGCCATGCACTGGGAGCGTGCGCTGCTGCTCCGCCGCAGCAACAAGGTACCGGTaccgggagcggggcgggggagGCCTTGGGGCTCGGTCAGCGTGCGCGGTTCCTGCGCGCTGGAGCAGCGCTTGACTTGGGAGCTAACCGCGGGGTTTGTCCCCTGGCAAGTGCCCCCCGCCGAGGCCCCTGCGCGCAGGCTCGCCGCTCGGGAGCGGGCTCCGGGGGGCTCTGGCCTTAGCAGACCCCCTGGTTTCTCTAAGTCTTGTCGTTGCTTTTTTGCAGCCGGTGAAGCCCCGGTAATAACCTGGGTTTGCCGTACACTGGTGTGTGTGGGTTTTGCTCTTCCACAGTTGCCTGCTCTGTCTTTACTCAcctgctggcagagctgatgGCCTCGTACCTATGCTTCAGAGAACTCAGCCTGCCAAACGTGGGTGCCATGTCTTTATCTGTGCTTGAGTTTTTGGTGGTTTGAGGCCATTAAGCTGGTTTAAGTACaagaggttttgcttttttctcagcttttcctaGATGTCTGTAAAGCACATGAAGCTCAGTTGGTTGGTACCACAGAATCGCTGAAAAAGGGTACATTTCTACAGAATTACATCTACTTGCCAAGTGTGTTAGAACAAAGGAAGGGGTTTATATTAGTGAAGCTGGTGATTAGCACTTACATGTCTCTCTCTTCTCGCCTAGATTGAGCGGTTGGACGTGAGCAGCTTAGCACAGACCTCCAGTGCTGTGGCCTCGAGCACTGATGGGAGCATCAACGCAGACTCTGTTGATGGGACCCCAGATCCTCAGCGTACAAAAGTGGCTATTACACACCTGCAGCAGAAGATACTGAAGTTGACTGAGCAGATCAAAATTGAACAAACGGCCCGTGATGACAATGTGGCAGAGTACCTGAAACTGGCCAATAACGCAGACAAGCAACAAAGCGCCCGCATTAAGCAGGTGTTTGAGAAGAAGAATCAAAAGTCAGCCCAGACCAtcttgcagctgcagaagaaactaGAACATTACCATCGAAAGCTGCGAGAGATTGAGCAGAATGGGATCCCTCGGCAGCCGAAGGATGTCTTCAGGGATATGCATCAGGGTTTGAAAGATGTCGGAGCAAAAGTCACTGGCTTCAGCGAGGGAGTAGTAGACAGTGTGAAAGGTGGGCTTTCCAGTTTCTCCCAAGCCACCcattcagcagcaggagctgtggttTCCAAACCCCGGGAGATTGCCTCCCTCATAAGGAACAAGTTTGGGAGTGCAGACAATATTGCTAATCTGAAAGACTCCTTAGAAGAAGGCCAGGAAGATGGGACAGGAAGCAAGGCTTTAGGTGTTATTCAGAACTTTCAGTCAAGCCCAAAATATGGCAGTGAGGAGGATTGCTCCAGTGCCACATCAGGTTCGGTGGGAGCCAACAGCACAACAGGGGGCCCTGTGGGAGCTTCTAGCTCCAAAACAAACACTCTGGATATGCAGAGCTCAGGGTTTGATGCAATACTGCATGAGATTCAAGAAATTCGAGAGACACAGGCAAGACTGGAAGAATCATTTGAGGACCTTAAGGTTCGCTATCAGAGGGACTACTCGCTAATAATGCAGACGCTGCAGGAGGAGCGGTACAGGTAGGTGCTTTGGTACTGTGTTTTGAATTAAATATTGCAAGTTGCAGAGCACCAGTCCTGGACAGGACTACTCAGCAGGCTGTTCCCAGCAGCCTGATTCAGATGGGAAGCTCTGTGGTCTTAGGATTTTGCTCTTCCAGCTTTGTCTTTTGTAAATATTGTCGTCTTGCTGCTCATCTCCCTTTCTGTACAAGAAAGAaatagtgaggaaaaaaagttactttgtAGTGTTTTCAAGATATAAAGTTAAACCTGAGAGGTTTAGAACAGTGTCTCAAAAGGCCAGGAATATATTGATGCAGTTACTGTTATCGAAACAGTGCATTTCCTTGCAAAAACCTTGCAAAGGTTTGGGTCAAGGCCAGAGGCTGGGGACTGAGTGTGGACAGTATCCTGACCTGCCTCCTCCAATGCTCAGATCCATATCTACCAGGGAAAGAAAGATCCAGCTTTCTTAGGGTCCTCAAAAAAAGACATGGTCTTGCCAAAACTAGATTAtcctcttcccttctgcatTCAGCCCCAAAGAGGCAGGGTTCAATGAAAttgaatgaaattaaatgcaaatattgGCAGTGCTCTTGTCCTGGAGGTCACTTGGCTCTGGAAGTGGGTAATCTGTGTTTCTGTCAGCCTTCTCCTTGTTGAAAGGAATGGAAGAGCTGGGGAGTTGCTGCAGTACTGCTGTCCCTGATCAGGTCACAGAGGAGATGTGAAGGAGGAGTGTGGTGTGGCAGCCAGTTCCTCCTACCACCGCCAGGCTACCCCCACCTTCCTGCCAAGGAAGGCAACCCATGGAGAGGTTCCAGGGAGcactttccctttctcttcgtTGTTGGGTGGGAGAGAGCTTTCAGCAGGCTGCCCTGTGCTGTCCCTATCTTGTGTCCTCCCTGTCACACACTGGGAGCAAGGGGTTGTCCCCAGGCTCCATAGGGAAGAGTTACCAGCTGCCCTTCTGTAGCCATTCAGGACACTGCAATCTAAATTAGTGGGATTCTTAAGCTTCACTTCTTCAACTTCAGACAACTGCAAGGGGCCCAGGTCCTCGTTCTGATGGGGGACAGCAGGCTTTTGTAATGAGGTTGCTTATGGCCTTTGTCACTTTGGCCAGGCTGTGAAGCTGCTGGGTGTGGGGATAGGTACCGTGTGCCACTTGCTGCGTTAGTTTGCACAGCATGACATGAAGCTGCCCTGCAGCTCTTTAGGCAAACTGGTGCCAGATCGTTGGAAAAACATTTGGAAAGGCTTAGCCTGTTAGGATCTTGTAGAGACAGCAAGCTTTCTGTGTGCTTTGCAAAGCTTGGATAGACAAAGCCAGCCCAAC is a window of Lathamus discolor isolate bLatDis1 chromosome 7, bLatDis1.hap1, whole genome shotgun sequence DNA encoding:
- the TMCC1 gene encoding transmembrane and coiled-coil domains protein 1 isoform X6, with the protein product MVQRFSLRRQLSKIERLDVSSLAQTSSAVASSTDGSINADSVDGTPDPQRTKVAITHLQQKILKLTEQIKIEQTARDDNVAEYLKLANNADKQQSARIKQVFEKKNQKSAQTILQLQKKLEHYHRKLREIEQNGIPRQPKDVFRDMHQGLKDVGAKVTGFSEGVVDSVKGGLSSFSQATHSAAGAVVSKPREIASLIRNKFGSADNIANLKDSLEEGQEDGTGSKALGVIQNFQSSPKYGSEEDCSSATSGSVGANSTTGGPVGASSSKTNTLDMQSSGFDAILHEIQEIRETQARLEESFEDLKVRYQRDYSLIMQTLQEERYRCERLEEQLNDLTELHQNEILNLKQELASMEEKIAYQSYERARDIQEALEACQTRISKMELQQQQQQVVQLEGLENATARNLLGKFINILLAVMAVLLVFVSTVANCVVPLMKTRNRTFSTLFIVVFIAFLWKHWDAITGYLERFFSPPR
- the TMCC1 gene encoding transmembrane and coiled-coil domains protein 1 isoform X4, translating into MHWERALLLRRSNKIERLDVSSLAQTSSAVASSTDGSINADSVDGTPDPQRTKVAITHLQQKILKLTEQIKIEQTARDDNVAEYLKLANNADKQQSARIKQVFEKKNQKSAQTILQLQKKLEHYHRKLREIEQNGIPRQPKDVFRDMHQGLKDVGAKVTGFSEGVVDSVKGGLSSFSQATHSAAGAVVSKPREIASLIRNKFGSADNIANLKDSLEEGQEDGTGSKALGVIQNFQSSPKYGSEEDCSSATSGSVGANSTTGGPVGASSSKTNTLDMQSSGFDAILHEIQEIRETQARLEESFEDLKVRYQRDYSLIMQTLQEERYRCERLEEQLNDLTELHQNEILNLKQELASMEEKIAYQSYERARDIQEALEACQTRISKMELQQQQQQVVQLEGLENATARNLLGKFINILLAVMAVLLVFVSTVANCVVPLMKTRNRTFSTLFIVVFIAFLWKHWDAITGYLERFFSPPR
- the TMCC1 gene encoding transmembrane and coiled-coil domains protein 1 isoform X3, which gives rise to MEPSSTEQLCDDPDPGGKSQDQETKRQHESEQKLSKITHNALENINVIGQGLKHLFQHQRRRSSVSPHDIQQAQADLEPDMDLESQSVCAEIDGVSTHPTALNRVLQQIRVPPKMKRGTSLHSRWGKADAPKGSPQINRRSAQDTQSGRPRSSSTTDAPTNLSVMEIASSIYVGGEEAAAAIERLDVSSLAQTSSAVASSTDGSINADSVDGTPDPQRTKVAITHLQQKILKLTEQIKIEQTARDDNVAEYLKLANNADKQQSARIKQVFEKKNQKSAQTILQLQKKLEHYHRKLREIEQNGIPRQPKDVFRDMHQGLKDVGAKVTGFSEGVVDSVKGGLSSFSQATHSAAGAVVSKPREIASLIRNKFGSADNIANLKDSLEEGQEDGTGSKALGVIQNFQSSPKYGSEEDCSSATSGSVGANSTTGGPVGASSSKTNTLDMQSSGFDAILHEIQEIRETQARLEESFEDLKVRYQRDYSLIMQTLQEERYR
- the TMCC1 gene encoding transmembrane and coiled-coil domains protein 1 isoform X5; its protein translation is MASYLCFRELSLPNIERLDVSSLAQTSSAVASSTDGSINADSVDGTPDPQRTKVAITHLQQKILKLTEQIKIEQTARDDNVAEYLKLANNADKQQSARIKQVFEKKNQKSAQTILQLQKKLEHYHRKLREIEQNGIPRQPKDVFRDMHQGLKDVGAKVTGFSEGVVDSVKGGLSSFSQATHSAAGAVVSKPREIASLIRNKFGSADNIANLKDSLEEGQEDGTGSKALGVIQNFQSSPKYGSEEDCSSATSGSVGANSTTGGPVGASSSKTNTLDMQSSGFDAILHEIQEIRETQARLEESFEDLKVRYQRDYSLIMQTLQEERYRCERLEEQLNDLTELHQNEILNLKQELASMEEKIAYQSYERARDIQEALEACQTRISKMELQQQQQQVVQLEGLENATARNLLGKFINILLAVMAVLLVFVSTVANCVVPLMKTRNRTFSTLFIVVFIAFLWKHWDAITGYLERFFSPPR
- the TMCC1 gene encoding transmembrane and coiled-coil domains protein 1 isoform X2: MKRGTSLHSRWGKADAPKGSPQINRRSAQDTQSGRPRSSSTTDAPTNLSVMEIASSIYVGGEEAAAAIERLDVSSLAQTSSAVASSTDGSINADSVDGTPDPQRTKVAITHLQQKILKLTEQIKIEQTARDDNVAEYLKLANNADKQQSARIKQVFEKKNQKSAQTILQLQKKLEHYHRKLREIEQNGIPRQPKDVFRDMHQGLKDVGAKVTGFSEGVVDSVKGGLSSFSQATHSAAGAVVSKPREIASLIRNKFGSADNIANLKDSLEEGQEDGTGSKALGVIQNFQSSPKYGSEEDCSSATSGSVGANSTTGGPVGASSSKTNTLDMQSSGFDAILHEIQEIRETQARLEESFEDLKVRYQRDYSLIMQTLQEERYRCERLEEQLNDLTELHQNEILNLKQELASMEEKIAYQSYERARDIQEALEACQTRISKMELQQQQQQVVQLEGLENATARNLLGKFINILLAVMAVLLVFVSTVANCVVPLMKTRNRTFSTLFIVVFIAFLWKHWDAITGYLERFFSPPR
- the TMCC1 gene encoding transmembrane and coiled-coil domains protein 1 isoform X7, which codes for MEIERLDVSSLAQTSSAVASSTDGSINADSVDGTPDPQRTKVAITHLQQKILKLTEQIKIEQTARDDNVAEYLKLANNADKQQSARIKQVFEKKNQKSAQTILQLQKKLEHYHRKLREIEQNGIPRQPKDVFRDMHQGLKDVGAKVTGFSEGVVDSVKGGLSSFSQATHSAAGAVVSKPREIASLIRNKFGSADNIANLKDSLEEGQEDGTGSKALGVIQNFQSSPKYGSEEDCSSATSGSVGANSTTGGPVGASSSKTNTLDMQSSGFDAILHEIQEIRETQARLEESFEDLKVRYQRDYSLIMQTLQEERYRCERLEEQLNDLTELHQNEILNLKQELASMEEKIAYQSYERARDIQEALEACQTRISKMELQQQQQQVVQLEGLENATARNLLGKFINILLAVMAVLLVFVSTVANCVVPLMKTRNRTFSTLFIVVFIAFLWKHWDAITGYLERFFSPPR